From a single Oreochromis niloticus isolate F11D_XX linkage group LG3, O_niloticus_UMD_NMBU, whole genome shotgun sequence genomic region:
- the LOC102077318 gene encoding CD209 antigen-like protein E isoform X3, which translates to MMEEIYMNAEYDKFDNAKNCTGPRKYKRSFHSGVILCLGLLSFFLLIGLITLGVYFRDSAADVSAKSSKLSSMTEERDLLKENLSTTRNKLTSMTEERDLLKETLSTTRNKLTSMTEERDLLQANLAEKTNELERLQEKTCLTGWTIFSGSCYFPSVRSGIWGEARQDCRDKGADLVVIKNSEEQNFLATIINDNTWIGLTDHGTEGQWKWVDGTPLTLANWAKNEPNNGGSRHGEEDCVHIRAADQRTWNDISCTAAMKWICKKIP; encoded by the exons ATGATGGAGGAAATTTATATGAATGCTGAATATGACAAATTTGACAATGCAAAAAACTGCACGG gTCCAAGGAAGTATAAGAGGAGTTTCCATTCAGGTGTGATTCTCTGTTTGGGCCTGCTGAGTTTTTTCCTGCTAATTGGACTCATCACCCTTGGTGTTTACT TTCGTGATTCAGCTGCAGATGTCTCAGCCAAGAGTAGTAAACTTTCTTCCATGACCGAG GAGAGAGACCTTCTTAAGGAAAATCTGTCCACTACCAGAAACAAACTTACCTCCATGACTGAGGAGAGAGACCTTCTTAAGGAAACTCTGTCCACTACCAGAAACAAACTTACCTCCATGACTGAGGAGAGAGACCTTCTGCAGGCCAACCTCGCTGAAAAGACAAATGAGTTGGAACGGCTTCAAG AAAAAACGTGTCTCACAGGATGGACCATATTCAGTGGTAGTTGTTATTTCCCCTCTGTAAGGTCTGGTATCTGGGGTGAAGCTAGACAGGACTGTAGAGACAAAGGGGCAGATCTGGTGGTGATAAAGAACTCTGAAGAACAG AACTTTCTCGCTACAATCATCAATGATAACACTTGGATTGGTTTGACTGACCATGGAACGGAAGGACAGTGGAAATGGGTAGATGGAACTCCACTGACTCTGGC GAACTGGGCAAAAAATGAACCCAACAATGGAGGCTCACGGCATGGTGAAGAAGACTGTGTGCATATAAGAGCTGCAGACCAGAGGACTTGGAATGATATTTCATGTACAGCTGCTATGAAATGGATCTGTAAAAAAATACCATAA
- the LOC102077318 gene encoding CD209 antigen-like protein A isoform X1, with amino-acid sequence MMEEIYMNAEYDKFDNAKNCTGPRKYKRSFHSGVILCLGLLSFFLLIGLITLGVYFRDSAADVSAKSSKLSSMTEERDLLKANLSTTGNKLSSMTEERDLLKENLSTTRNKLTSMTEERDLLKETLSTTRNKLTSMTEERDLLQANLAEKTNELERLQEKTCLTGWTIFSGSCYFPSVRSGIWGEARQDCRDKGADLVVIKNSEEQNFLATIINDNTWIGLTDHGTEGQWKWVDGTPLTLANWAKNEPNNGGSRHGEEDCVHIRAADQRTWNDISCTAAMKWICKKIP; translated from the exons ATGATGGAGGAAATTTATATGAATGCTGAATATGACAAATTTGACAATGCAAAAAACTGCACGG gTCCAAGGAAGTATAAGAGGAGTTTCCATTCAGGTGTGATTCTCTGTTTGGGCCTGCTGAGTTTTTTCCTGCTAATTGGACTCATCACCCTTGGTGTTTACT TTCGTGATTCAGCTGCAGATGTCTCAGCCAAGAGTAGTAAACTTTCTTCCATGACCGAGGAGAGAGACCTTCTTAAGGCAAATCTGTCCACTACCGGAAACAAACTTTCTTCCATGACCGAGGAGAGAGACCTTCTTAAGGAAAATCTGTCCACTACCAGAAACAAACTTACCTCCATGACTGAGGAGAGAGACCTTCTTAAGGAAACTCTGTCCACTACCAGAAACAAACTTACCTCCATGACTGAGGAGAGAGACCTTCTGCAGGCCAACCTCGCTGAAAAGACAAATGAGTTGGAACGGCTTCAAG AAAAAACGTGTCTCACAGGATGGACCATATTCAGTGGTAGTTGTTATTTCCCCTCTGTAAGGTCTGGTATCTGGGGTGAAGCTAGACAGGACTGTAGAGACAAAGGGGCAGATCTGGTGGTGATAAAGAACTCTGAAGAACAG AACTTTCTCGCTACAATCATCAATGATAACACTTGGATTGGTTTGACTGACCATGGAACGGAAGGACAGTGGAAATGGGTAGATGGAACTCCACTGACTCTGGC GAACTGGGCAAAAAATGAACCCAACAATGGAGGCTCACGGCATGGTGAAGAAGACTGTGTGCATATAAGAGCTGCAGACCAGAGGACTTGGAATGATATTTCATGTACAGCTGCTATGAAATGGATCTGTAAAAAAATACCATAA
- the LOC102077318 gene encoding CD209 antigen-like protein A isoform X2 has protein sequence MMEEIYMNAEYDKFDNAKNCTGPRKYKRSFHSGVILCLGLLSFFLLIGLITLGVYFRDSAADVSAKSSKLSSMTEERDLLKANLSTTGNKLSSMTEERDLLKENLSTTRNKLTSMTEERDLLKETLSTTRNKLTSMTEERDLLQANLAEKTNELERLQETCLTGWTIFSGSCYFPSVRSGIWGEARQDCRDKGADLVVIKNSEEQNFLATIINDNTWIGLTDHGTEGQWKWVDGTPLTLANWAKNEPNNGGSRHGEEDCVHIRAADQRTWNDISCTAAMKWICKKIP, from the exons ATGATGGAGGAAATTTATATGAATGCTGAATATGACAAATTTGACAATGCAAAAAACTGCACGG gTCCAAGGAAGTATAAGAGGAGTTTCCATTCAGGTGTGATTCTCTGTTTGGGCCTGCTGAGTTTTTTCCTGCTAATTGGACTCATCACCCTTGGTGTTTACT TTCGTGATTCAGCTGCAGATGTCTCAGCCAAGAGTAGTAAACTTTCTTCCATGACCGAGGAGAGAGACCTTCTTAAGGCAAATCTGTCCACTACCGGAAACAAACTTTCTTCCATGACCGAGGAGAGAGACCTTCTTAAGGAAAATCTGTCCACTACCAGAAACAAACTTACCTCCATGACTGAGGAGAGAGACCTTCTTAAGGAAACTCTGTCCACTACCAGAAACAAACTTACCTCCATGACTGAGGAGAGAGACCTTCTGCAGGCCAACCTCGCTGAAAAGACAAATGAGTTGGAACGGCTTCAAG AAACGTGTCTCACAGGATGGACCATATTCAGTGGTAGTTGTTATTTCCCCTCTGTAAGGTCTGGTATCTGGGGTGAAGCTAGACAGGACTGTAGAGACAAAGGGGCAGATCTGGTGGTGATAAAGAACTCTGAAGAACAG AACTTTCTCGCTACAATCATCAATGATAACACTTGGATTGGTTTGACTGACCATGGAACGGAAGGACAGTGGAAATGGGTAGATGGAACTCCACTGACTCTGGC GAACTGGGCAAAAAATGAACCCAACAATGGAGGCTCACGGCATGGTGAAGAAGACTGTGTGCATATAAGAGCTGCAGACCAGAGGACTTGGAATGATATTTCATGTACAGCTGCTATGAAATGGATCTGTAAAAAAATACCATAA